The region GGAACAATCTCCACCGGGGCACGGATCGTGCTCGCGCGCCGAGCAATGTCGGCTCTGGGAGAAGTATCGATACGACGACGACATCGTCCGAAAGTTCACCTTCGCCACCCTGGTCTGGGGTGTCGTGGCGACCCTGGCGGGACTGTATGTCGCCTTGATCCTGGTGATGCCGAGCCTGAGCTTCGGCTTGCCGTTTCTGACCTTCGGGCGGCTGCGACCGCTGCACACGAACGCGGCCATCTTCGCCTTCGCGGGCAACGCCGTCTTCGCCGCCGTGTACTACTCGTCGCAGCGCTTGCTGAAGGCGCGGCTCTTCAACGACACGCTGAGCCGAGTCCATTTCTGGGGCTGGCAGCTGATCATCGTCGCTGCCGCGGTGACGCTGCCACTCGGGATCACCTCGGGCAAAGAGTACGCGGAGCTCGAGTGGCCCATCGACATCGCCATCGCGGTGGTCTGGGTCGTGTTCGCCGTCAACTTCTTCGGCACCATCGCACGCCGGCGCGAGCGCCACATCTATGTCGCGATCTGGTTCTACATCGCGACGGTGATCACCGTCGCAGTGCTGCACATCTTCAACAGCCTCGCGATCCCCGCTAGCGCGACCCGTAGTTATTCGCTCTACGCCGGCGTGCAGGATGCGTTCATGCAGTGGTGGTACGGCCACAACGCGGTCGCCTTTTTCCTCACCACTCCGTTCTTGGGCTTGATGTACTACTTCATGCCGAAGGCCGCGAAGCGCCCGGTATTCTCGTATCGCCTGTCGATCCTGCACTTCTGGTCGCTGGTCTTTCTCTACATCTGGGCCGGTCCCCACCATCTGCATTACACGGCGCTGCCCGATTGGGCATCGACCCTGGGCATGGTGTTCTCGATCATGCTGTGGATGCCTTCATGGGGCGGCATGATCAACGGGCTCATGACCCTGCGCGGCGCCTGGAACAAGGTCGCCGAGGATCCGGTACTGAAGTTCTTCGTGGTCGGCATCACCTTCTACGGCATGAGCACGTTCGAAGGACCGATGCTCTCGATCAAGAGCGTGAACGCCCTGTCGCACTACACCGACTGGACGATCGCCCACGTGCACTCCGGCGCGCTCGGTTGGAACGGCATGATGACCTTCGGCCTGGCCTACTGGCTCGCGCCCCGGCTCTTCCAGACCGAGCTCTGGAGCAAGAAGCTCGCGAACCTGCACTTCTGGATCGGGACCTTGGGGATCCTGCTGTACATCGTCCCGATCTACGCGGCAGGTGTGACCCAGGGGCTGATGTGGCGCGCTTTCGACCAGACCGGCCGGCTTGCTTACCCGGACTTCGTCGAGACCGTGGTCCGACTGATCCCGATGTACTGGGTACGCGTCGGCGGCGGCACGCTCTTCGTGTTGGGAGCGTGTTTCGCACTGGTCAACCTGATCATGACCTGGCGAGCACGACCCGCGACCTACACCGATCCGGAGCACGAGTCGCCGGCGCTCGCCGAGTACACCGGCGCCGACGCCAAACCCACGCAGGGCGTGTTCGCCTTCGTGATGCGCGGGGACTTCCACCGAGCGTGGGAGCGCAAGGCATTCAAGTTCTCGGTGCTGGTCGCGCTCAGTGTGATCGTCGCGTCGTTGTTCGAGATCATCCCGACCTTCCTGATCCGGTCGAACGTGCCCACCATCGCGAGTGTCAAGCCCTACACTCCGCTCGAGCTCGCGGGGCGCGACGTCTACCTGGCCGAAGGTTGTTACAACTGCCACTCGCAGATGGTGCGGCCCATCCGCTCGGAGACCGAGCGCTACGGCGAGTACAGCAAACCTGGCGAGTTCGTCTACGACCACCCCTTCCAGTGGGGCTCCCGCCGCATCGGGCCGGACCTGCACCGCGTTGGCGGCAAGTACCCGCACCTCTGGCACGTCCGCCACATGCAGGATCCGCGATCGACGACGCCGCAGTCGATCATGCCGCCTTATGCCTGGCTGCAACAGAACGAAACCGACTTCGCGGGGATCCAGGCGCGGGTCGACGTGATGGCCATGCTCGGTGTCCCCTACGGCGACGCGCTGAGCAAGGCCGAGGCCCTGGCCCGGGAGCAGTCCAAGCAGATCGCAGCCGAGATCGTCAGTCAGGGCGGGCCAAGCGGGCTCGAGGGCAAGCAGATCGTCGCGTTGATCGCCTATCTCCAGCGCCTCGGCACCGACATCAAGAAACAATCCCCCGCCGGCGAAGCGGCGCAGGCCCGAAACCCGGACCCGGTCAGCCCGACCAGCCCGCCACCGGGAGCACTACTTCCGCAGCTCAGGCCAGGAGCAAACTGAGATGAAACTCTCCGACGTGATGGGTGCGATGGGCCTCGCGGGGTACGCCGAGATCGCCCTGCTGATTTTCTTCGTCGTCTTCGTCGGCGTGGTCGTGCGGCTGTTTCGGCGCGACGAGAGCGCCGTGTTCGAGCGCGCGCGGTTCATGCCGCTCGACGACGACCTGCAAGACCTCGATCGAGACGGCAAGGAGCGCGGCTGAAATGTCCGAGAACAACCAGGAGCCGACCGCCGGCGACACCCCCAAAGGGGACGCCGAAATGCTGATGGATCACGAGTACGACGGGATCCAGGAGTACGACAATCCGCTGCCCCGCTGGTGGGTGTGGATCTTCTGGGGCAGTGTGATCTGGGCTGCCGGCTACTTCGTCGTCTATCACGTGACGAAGAGCGCGCCGGGGGTACACGCGGAGTACCAGGCGGAGCTCGCGGCGGCGGGCGCCTTGGCGCCGAAGACGGTCGCAGCGACCCCCGAGAGCCTCGAGAAGGCAATGTCCGACGCGGCGACGGTCGAGAGCGGGAAGGCCGTGTTCGCGCTGCGCTGTGCCGCGTGCCACGCCGACAAAGGGCAGGGGCTGGTCGGGCCAAACCTGACGGACAAACACTGGGTCCACGGGGAGGGAAAACTCACCGACATCCACAAGGTGGTCTCCGAAGGCGTCGCCGCCAAAGGCATGCCGGCGTGGGAAAAGCAGCTCACGCCGACGGAGCTCGTGCAGGTCGTCGCCTACGTCGGCACACTGCGCGGCAAGATGGAGGCGGGCAAGGCGCCCGAGGGGAAGGAAGTCCCGGGCAACTGATGTCGGGTCCGCTCCCTCCGCCAGAACGCGTTCTGCCGACGCTGAACGCGGACGGTTCGCGGCGACGCATCCGTCCGAAGCTCCACACCGGCAAACACTGGCGCGCGCGCTTGGCGACCGGCTGGGCACTCATCGTGCTGTTCGTGAGCCTGCCGTTCTTGAAGATGAACGGCAAACCGCTGGTGTTGCTCGACGTGCCGGGGCGAGCGTTCCACCTCTTCGGACGCACGTTCCTGGCCACGGACGGCGTACTCTTGATGTTGCTGATGCTGAGCATCTTTGCGGCGGTGATCGGGCTGACGGCGCTGGTCGGGCGGGCGTGGTGCGGCTGGGGCTGCCCGCAAACCGTGTACATGGAGTTCGTCTTCCGCCCCATCGAGCGTTGGTTCGAGGGTGACCGTAGCGGTCAACTCGCGCTCGATCGCAGACAGGGTGTGTCGCCGCGGCGCGTGGCCAAGAACCTGGTGTTCTTGCTGGCGAGTGTGCTCGTCGCCAACGTCTTCCTCGCCTACTTCGTGGGGGTCGCTCGGCTATCGCGCTGGATCACCCAATCCCCGTTCGAGCACCCCACCCCGTTTTTGATCATGGCGGTCACGGCCGGGCTGGTCTTCTTCGACTTTGCCTGGTTTCGCGAGCAGATGTGCACCGTCATCTGTCCCTACGCACGCCTGCAGTCAGTGCTGCTCGACCGCCATTCGCTGCTGGTCGGTTACGACTCCCGGCGCGGCGAACCGCGCCTGAAGGGCAAGACAAAACCTGGAGCCGGCGACTGCATCGACTGCAACGCCTGTGTGGTGACCTGCCCGACGGGCATCGACATCCGTGAGGGCTTGCAGCTCGAGTGCATCGCCTGCACGCAGTGCATGGACGCCTGCGACTTCATCATGCAGCGGGTCGGCAAGGCCCCTGGCTTGATCCGCTACGGCTCCCAGGATGGGTTCGAGACGGGCAAACGCCCCAGGTACCTGCGCCCCCGCGTGGTTGTCTATGCCCTCGCGCTGGCGTGCTTCGTCGCAGCGTTGGGCGTGGCCGGCATGCGCATCGGCAGCGCTGACGTGACCATCTTGCGCGGCATCGGGCTGCCGTTTGCCGAACACCCGGACGGTGTTCAGAATCAGATCCGGATCAAGATCGAGAACCGCGGCGACGTCGAGCATGCCTACGAGATCAGCCTGATCGGCGCGACCGACGTGAAGCTAATCGCGCCCGAGAATCCGCTGCGGGTGCGCGCCGGGACGCACGAGTCGACCAGCGTCTTCGTGATTGCTCCGCGAACGAGCTTCCACCGCGGTGAGCGTCCGATCCGTTTCGGCATTCGTGATCACGCGGGATTCGAGCAAGAGGTCGCCTACAAGCTCTTGGGGCCCGAGGCACCGGCTTCAGCCGAGGGAGGCTCATGACCCAGAAACCCGGCATGCCTCTGACCCGCGCGGGTCGCTTCTGGGCGCTGTTCCCGGTGGCGCTGATCGTGAGCACGACCCTCGGGCTGCTCTCGATGGCGGCCATCGCCGTCCACGATCCGTCGTTTGCGACCGAGCAGGACTACTACAAGAAGGCCGTTGCCTGGGACCAGACCCAGGCGCAGGTCAGCACCAACACCCGCCTCGGCTGGAAGGTCGAGCTCGACACCGAGCTGCGCGGCAACGAGCTGCACGTGTTGGCGCGTGTCGTCGACGCGAGCGGCGCACCCATCCGCGGGGCGACGGTGAAGCTGGAGGCCTTTGCCAACGCCCGAGCCGCGCGCGTCGAGACGGCGGTGCTCCTGCCGACCGGCGACGCGGGGTATGGCGGCACCGTCGCGCTCAGTCAGCTTGGATTGTGGGAGTTCCGCCTCGACGTCAGCTCCGACGGCCGGCATTTCACCGAGACGCTGCGGCGAGACGTTCGAGCTGGAGGTCCCTCATGAGCGCCTCGCTGTTCCTTCCGATCGTGAGCGCGAGCTTGATCGGCAGCCTGCACTGCGCGGGCATGTGCGGACC is a window of Myxococcales bacterium DNA encoding:
- the ccoN gene encoding cytochrome-c oxidase, cbb3-type subunit I translates to MGTVGLGWPQPIDLGLPPHLLRLAGASVQCLRARGRAGFAALCGFGWGPSRHRTGSCKNEAHDARSLAKWGWTAPGAGCAWREQSPPGHGSCSRAEQCRLWEKYRYDDDIVRKFTFATLVWGVVATLAGLYVALILVMPSLSFGLPFLTFGRLRPLHTNAAIFAFAGNAVFAAVYYSSQRLLKARLFNDTLSRVHFWGWQLIIVAAAVTLPLGITSGKEYAELEWPIDIAIAVVWVVFAVNFFGTIARRRERHIYVAIWFYIATVITVAVLHIFNSLAIPASATRSYSLYAGVQDAFMQWWYGHNAVAFFLTTPFLGLMYYFMPKAAKRPVFSYRLSILHFWSLVFLYIWAGPHHLHYTALPDWASTLGMVFSIMLWMPSWGGMINGLMTLRGAWNKVAEDPVLKFFVVGITFYGMSTFEGPMLSIKSVNALSHYTDWTIAHVHSGALGWNGMMTFGLAYWLAPRLFQTELWSKKLANLHFWIGTLGILLYIVPIYAAGVTQGLMWRAFDQTGRLAYPDFVETVVRLIPMYWVRVGGGTLFVLGACFALVNLIMTWRARPATYTDPEHESPALAEYTGADAKPTQGVFAFVMRGDFHRAWERKAFKFSVLVALSVIVASLFEIIPTFLIRSNVPTIASVKPYTPLELAGRDVYLAEGCYNCHSQMVRPIRSETERYGEYSKPGEFVYDHPFQWGSRRIGPDLHRVGGKYPHLWHVRHMQDPRSTTPQSIMPPYAWLQQNETDFAGIQARVDVMAMLGVPYGDALSKAEALAREQSKQIAAEIVSQGGPSGLEGKQIVALIAYLQRLGTDIKKQSPAGEAAQARNPDPVSPTSPPPGALLPQLRPGAN
- a CDS encoding CcoQ/FixQ family Cbb3-type cytochrome c oxidase assembly chaperone, translated to MGAMGLAGYAEIALLIFFVVFVGVVVRLFRRDESAVFERARFMPLDDDLQDLDRDGKERG
- a CDS encoding c-type cytochrome; this encodes MSENNQEPTAGDTPKGDAEMLMDHEYDGIQEYDNPLPRWWVWIFWGSVIWAAGYFVVYHVTKSAPGVHAEYQAELAAAGALAPKTVAATPESLEKAMSDAATVESGKAVFALRCAACHADKGQGLVGPNLTDKHWVHGEGKLTDIHKVVSEGVAAKGMPAWEKQLTPTELVQVVAYVGTLRGKMEAGKAPEGKEVPGN
- the ccoG gene encoding cytochrome c oxidase accessory protein CcoG; translation: MSGPLPPPERVLPTLNADGSRRRIRPKLHTGKHWRARLATGWALIVLFVSLPFLKMNGKPLVLLDVPGRAFHLFGRTFLATDGVLLMLLMLSIFAAVIGLTALVGRAWCGWGCPQTVYMEFVFRPIERWFEGDRSGQLALDRRQGVSPRRVAKNLVFLLASVLVANVFLAYFVGVARLSRWITQSPFEHPTPFLIMAVTAGLVFFDFAWFREQMCTVICPYARLQSVLLDRHSLLVGYDSRRGEPRLKGKTKPGAGDCIDCNACVVTCPTGIDIREGLQLECIACTQCMDACDFIMQRVGKAPGLIRYGSQDGFETGKRPRYLRPRVVVYALALACFVAALGVAGMRIGSADVTILRGIGLPFAEHPDGVQNQIRIKIENRGDVEHAYEISLIGATDVKLIAPENPLRVRAGTHESTSVFVIAPRTSFHRGERPIRFGIRDHAGFEQEVAYKLLGPEAPASAEGGS
- a CDS encoding FixH family protein — its product is MTQKPGMPLTRAGRFWALFPVALIVSTTLGLLSMAAIAVHDPSFATEQDYYKKAVAWDQTQAQVSTNTRLGWKVELDTELRGNELHVLARVVDASGAPIRGATVKLEAFANARAARVETAVLLPTGDAGYGGTVALSQLGLWEFRLDVSSDGRHFTETLRRDVRAGGPS